The Flavobacteriales bacterium genome has a segment encoding these proteins:
- a CDS encoding acyl-CoA thioesterase: MSKTKTAESTKAIMTEIVLPNDTNTLNNLMGGRLLHWMDIASAISAHRCCNRVVVTASVNNVSFSHPIRLGDIVTLEAKVSRTFNSSMEVFIDVFVEDHRTGVRKQCNNAIYTFVAVDQIGNPISVPEVIAETEEEKKRYDGALRRRQLSLILAGKMDPKEATELKKLFV; the protein is encoded by the coding sequence ATGAGTAAAACAAAAACAGCAGAATCAACTAAAGCAATAATGACAGAAATAGTGTTGCCCAACGACACCAACACCTTAAACAACTTAATGGGCGGACGTTTGTTGCATTGGATGGATATTGCTTCGGCAATTTCGGCACATCGTTGTTGTAATCGAGTGGTGGTTACTGCATCGGTAAACAATGTTTCGTTTTCTCACCCTATCCGTTTGGGCGATATTGTAACACTTGAAGCCAAGGTTTCTCGAACATTTAACTCATCAATGGAGGTATTTATTGATGTGTTTGTAGAAGACCACCGAACTGGTGTTAGAAAACAATGTAACAACGCGATTTACACTTTTGTAGCAGTTGATCAAATTGGTAATCCGATAAGTGTACCTGAGGTAATTGCTGAAACCGAAGAAGAGAAAAAAAGATACGACGGCGCTTTACGAAGAAGACAATTGAGCTTAATTTTAGCTGGAAAAATGGACCCAAAAGAAGCTACCGAATTAAAAAAATTATTTGTTTAA
- a CDS encoding VOC family protein, giving the protein MDSTTNALNWFEIPATNLKRSKKFYETIFDIEMVEMEMDGAKFAMFPFEPGTGKASGAIAEGEYHVPSGQGTFVYLNANPAMDNVLAKVEQAGGKIVQPKFSIGANGFCAYIMDTEGSVVGIHSMG; this is encoded by the coding sequence ATGGACAGCACTACAAATGCATTAAATTGGTTTGAAATACCTGCCACAAATTTAAAAAGAAGCAAAAAATTTTATGAAACTATTTTTGATATAGAAATGGTAGAAATGGAAATGGACGGAGCAAAATTTGCCATGTTTCCTTTTGAGCCAGGAACAGGAAAAGCATCTGGAGCAATTGCAGAAGGGGAATACCACGTTCCAAGCGGACAAGGTACATTTGTGTATTTAAATGCCAACCCTGCAATGGATAATGTTTTAGCTAAAGTAGAACAAGCAGGCGGAAAAATAGTTCAACCCAAATTTAGTATTGGTGCTAATGGCTTTTGTGCTTACATTATGGATACCGAAGGCAGTGTTGTTGGTATTCACTCAATGGGATAA
- a CDS encoding pentapeptide repeat-containing protein, translating to MGRIYIEDQTFNGITFSEQTTEEVNYQNCTFINVVFTNAHLSKTTFTTCIFNDCDFSLTKIGNTSFKEVEFKNCKMLGLRFDECNPFLLSFSFEKCKLNLASFYKLKLNNTRFKDCDLQEVDFTEADLNGSTFHNCDLANAIFDQTVLEKVDFRSSYHYSINPQKNNIKKAKFSASELKGLLDSFDIIID from the coding sequence ATGGGTAGAATTTATATTGAAGACCAGACTTTTAATGGCATAACTTTTAGCGAACAAACAACCGAAGAGGTTAACTACCAAAACTGCACCTTTATTAATGTTGTTTTTACCAATGCTCATTTATCAAAAACGACTTTTACAACTTGTATTTTTAACGACTGCGATTTTAGCTTAACCAAAATAGGGAACACCTCTTTTAAAGAAGTAGAATTTAAAAATTGTAAAATGCTCGGCTTACGTTTTGATGAGTGCAATCCATTTTTATTGTCGTTTTCGTTTGAGAAATGCAAACTCAATTTGGCTTCGTTTTACAAATTAAAGTTAAATAATACTAGGTTTAAAGATTGCGACCTGCAAGAAGTTGATTTTACAGAAGCCGACCTAAATGGTTCTACATTTCACAACTGCGATTTGGCAAACGCAATTTTTGACCAAACAGTATTAGAAAAAGTAGATTTTCGTTCGTCATACCATTACTCCATTAATCCTCAAAAAAACAACATTAAAAAAGCAAAGTTTTCGGCTAGCGAATTAAAAGGATTGTTAGATAGTTTTGACATTATTATTGACTGA
- a CDS encoding aldehyde dehydrogenase family protein, producing MRIEILKTYKIYIGGKFPRTESGRFYTPKNGLTPLGNICLSSRKDFRNAVVAARAAFDGWSGATAYNRSQVLYRIAEMLEGRKAQFVDELMKQGSTKAAAEKEVNGSIDRIIYYAGWCDKYMQLFSAVNPVATSHFNFTVPEPTGVVSILAPEDTSLIGLVSSIIPVIASGNTCVVLASENKPLCAITFAEVINSSDVPGGVINILTGTRKELRSHMASHMDVNALLYTGGDKKESLEIKKLAVDNLKRVVVRDFTAVYDATHNNPYYMEDFVEMKTTWHPIEKIGASGSGY from the coding sequence ATGAGAATAGAAATATTGAAAACCTACAAAATATATATCGGTGGTAAATTTCCAAGAACAGAATCGGGGAGGTTTTACACGCCTAAAAATGGACTTACTCCATTAGGTAATATTTGTTTGTCGTCGCGAAAAGATTTTAGAAACGCAGTAGTTGCTGCTCGAGCTGCTTTTGATGGCTGGTCGGGTGCTACAGCTTACAACCGTAGTCAAGTTTTATACAGAATTGCCGAAATGCTGGAAGGCAGAAAAGCACAATTTGTTGATGAATTGATGAAACAAGGCTCTACAAAAGCTGCAGCCGAAAAAGAAGTAAACGGTTCTATTGATAGAATTATTTACTATGCTGGGTGGTGCGATAAGTATATGCAACTATTTAGTGCTGTAAATCCAGTGGCAACTTCTCATTTTAACTTTACTGTTCCAGAGCCTACAGGTGTGGTTTCAATTTTAGCTCCCGAAGACACGAGTTTAATAGGGTTAGTTTCAAGTATAATTCCTGTAATTGCATCGGGTAATACTTGTGTGGTGTTGGCTTCTGAAAACAAACCCTTGTGTGCAATAACTTTTGCAGAGGTTATCAATTCATCTGACGTGCCGGGTGGCGTAATTAATATTTTAACTGGAACAAGAAAAGAGTTGCGTTCACACATGGCGTCGCACATGGATGTAAATGCACTGCTTTATACTGGTGGTGATAAAAAAGAATCGTTAGAAATAAAAAAATTAGCGGTTGATAATTTAAAGCGAGTGGTGGTAAGAGATTTTACAGCGGTTTATGATGCAACACACAACAATCCATATTACATGGAAGATTTTGTAGAAATGAAAACAACTTGGCACCCGATTGAAAAAATTGGTGCATCGGGAAGTGGATATTGA
- a CDS encoding four helix bundle protein gives MQFTDNPKYKDNVILKLTFEFAVGIVKYSEELDAVRKYSIANQILRSGTSIGANVKEAQNAESKKDFIHKLKIALKEADELEYWLFLCNEVESYPSSNELLEKLVEIKKILNKIVSSSKLNV, from the coding sequence ATGCAGTTTACAGACAATCCAAAATACAAAGATAATGTTATTCTTAAATTAACTTTTGAGTTTGCAGTAGGTATTGTTAAATATTCTGAGGAGTTAGATGCGGTTCGAAAATATAGTATTGCGAATCAAATTTTGAGATCAGGAACTTCGATTGGAGCGAATGTTAAAGAGGCTCAAAATGCAGAAAGTAAAAAAGATTTTATACATAAATTAAAAATAGCACTTAAAGAAGCTGATGAATTAGAATATTGGTTGTTTCTCTGTAACGAAGTAGAATCATACCCATCTTCAAATGAATTGCTTGAAAAATTAGTAGAAATAAAAAAGATACTGAATAAAATTGTTTCATCCTCAAAATTAAATGTGTGA
- a CDS encoding M20/M25/M40 family metallo-hydrolase: protein MNTKSFFLLLIIIFTQRVDAQNIAYAKQIIDTLTSASFDGRGVVNDGEKRAAQFIEKEFTRLTLKPIKDNFIQPFSYPINTFPNLTTVFIDKNKLTPGVDFLVMPKSCKMEGNFNLIWYNKANIPTKKQLKKLANERFFENKFVVIDDIDIAGKETEFELLKSNSIGASGIVLLENEKLTHSLSTKLDDYVTLKIMRNSLKKQAKILSIHLDQQFLPNYQSQNVIGKVVGSKYPDSVVVFSAHYDHLGRMGKGVYFPGANDNASGVAMLLNLAEHYSKNQPEKTIVFMAFGAEESGIIGSKLYIENPLFPLNQINFLINLDLLGTGDDGIQVVNGSVYQSHFDKLVAINQQKNYLKDIKIRGKAANSDHYWFSEKGVPAVFIYTLGGIKAYHDIDDKAATLPLTEFEDCFRLITDFVNDL from the coding sequence TTGAATACTAAATCATTTTTCTTACTTCTAATAATCATTTTCACACAGCGTGTTGATGCTCAAAACATTGCTTACGCCAAACAAATTATTGACACCTTAACTTCTGCTAGTTTTGATGGTAGAGGTGTTGTAAATGATGGTGAAAAAAGAGCCGCTCAGTTTATTGAAAAGGAATTTACTCGATTAACCCTTAAGCCAATTAAAGATAATTTTATTCAGCCATTCAGCTACCCCATCAATACATTCCCGAACCTAACCACCGTTTTTATCGATAAAAACAAATTAACCCCTGGTGTTGATTTTTTAGTGATGCCAAAATCGTGTAAAATGGAAGGTAATTTTAATTTGATTTGGTACAACAAAGCAAATATTCCGACAAAAAAACAATTAAAGAAATTAGCTAACGAGCGCTTTTTTGAAAACAAATTTGTGGTAATCGACGATATAGATATTGCAGGTAAAGAAACTGAATTTGAGTTGCTAAAATCAAACAGTATTGGTGCTTCGGGAATTGTTTTATTGGAAAACGAAAAATTAACGCACAGCTTATCTACTAAGCTCGACGATTACGTAACGTTAAAAATAATGCGTAATTCCTTAAAAAAACAAGCTAAAATTTTATCTATTCATCTCGATCAACAATTTTTACCCAACTATCAATCGCAAAATGTAATCGGAAAAGTGGTTGGTTCTAAATACCCCGATTCTGTTGTAGTTTTTTCTGCACATTACGACCACCTTGGTAGAATGGGAAAAGGCGTTTATTTTCCTGGAGCAAACGATAATGCCAGTGGAGTTGCCATGTTGTTAAATTTAGCTGAGCATTACAGTAAAAATCAACCAGAAAAAACCATCGTGTTTATGGCTTTTGGTGCCGAAGAATCGGGTATTATTGGTTCAAAGTTATATATCGAAAACCCGTTGTTTCCACTCAATCAAATCAATTTTTTAATCAATTTGGATTTACTTGGAACGGGTGATGATGGTATTCAAGTAGTAAATGGCTCAGTTTATCAATCTCATTTTGATAAATTAGTAGCCATCAACCAACAAAAAAATTATTTAAAAGACATTAAAATTCGTGGTAAAGCAGCTAACAGCGACCATTATTGGTTCTCCGAAAAAGGCGTTCCAGCTGTATTTATTTATACCTTGGGCGGGATAAAAGCCTATCACGATATTGATGATAAAGCTGCTACTTTACCACTCACCGAATTTGAAGATTGTTTCAGGTTAATTACAGATTTTGTTAATGATTTGTAG
- the cysQ gene encoding 3'(2'),5'-bisphosphate nucleotidase CysQ, translating to MTAIKAALKGGEEILAVYESEFAVEQKEDRTPLTQADKNAHLAIAKLLEKTALPVLSEEGKQTAYETRKSWKQFWMVDPLDGTREFVKRNGEFTVNIALIENGEATMGVIYVPVTEELYFSDMAIGAFKCNSNPSTQHPSLITLIAKSNKLPLKQDRKNFVVVGSRSHMSPETEAYMNEQKTIHAEVDMLSKGSSLKLCMVAEGSADSYPRFAPTMEWDTAAGQAIAVASGAEVINWETKKRMQYNKENLLNTWFLVARN from the coding sequence ATGACTGCTATTAAAGCAGCTTTAAAAGGTGGAGAGGAAATTCTTGCCGTTTACGAATCGGAATTTGCTGTAGAACAGAAAGAAGATAGAACGCCTTTAACACAAGCGGATAAAAATGCGCATCTGGCCATTGCTAAATTATTGGAAAAAACTGCTTTGCCTGTGTTGAGTGAAGAAGGGAAACAAACCGCTTACGAAACCCGAAAGTCGTGGAAACAATTTTGGATGGTTGACCCTTTAGATGGTACTAGAGAATTTGTAAAACGCAACGGTGAGTTTACGGTAAACATTGCCTTAATTGAAAACGGCGAAGCTACCATGGGCGTAATTTATGTGCCTGTAACCGAAGAATTGTATTTTTCTGATATGGCTATTGGAGCCTTTAAGTGCAACTCTAACCCCTCCACTCAACACCCATCACTCATCACTCTTATTGCAAAATCAAACAAACTTCCTTTAAAGCAAGATAGAAAAAACTTTGTAGTAGTTGGTAGTCGTTCGCACATGAGCCCAGAAACGGAAGCGTACATGAACGAACAAAAAACCATACATGCCGAAGTAGATATGCTTTCGAAAGGTAGCTCGTTAAAACTGTGTATGGTTGCCGAAGGCAGTGCCGATAGTTACCCACGTTTTGCACCAACCATGGAGTGGGACACTGCTGCAGGACAAGCCATTGCTGTTGCTTCTGGTGCTGAGGTAATTAATTGGGAAACCAAAAAGCGTATGCAGTATAACAAAGAAAATTTGTTAAATACGTGGTTTTTGGTAGCTAGAAATTAA
- a CDS encoding YdeI/OmpD-associated family protein: MNPKVDEFLNKTKKWQKELALLRSIILECGLEEDFKWMHPCYTVKGSNIVLIHGFKEYCALLFMKGVLLKDTENILIQQTENVQSGRQIRFTNAQQIMELKPILKAYIFEAIEVEKLGLKIDFKKSTDLTYPEEFQKKLDENSAFKTAFEALTPGRQRAYNLYFSAPKQSATRVTRIEKYTQQILDGFGFNDCTCGFTKKKPNCDGSHKHIEGFKKP, from the coding sequence ATGAACCCAAAAGTTGATGAATTTTTAAACAAAACCAAAAAGTGGCAAAAAGAATTAGCGCTCTTGAGGTCCATTATTTTAGAATGTGGGTTGGAGGAGGATTTTAAATGGATGCACCCTTGCTATACGGTTAAAGGCAGTAACATTGTTTTAATTCATGGTTTTAAAGAATACTGTGCATTACTGTTTATGAAAGGTGTTTTACTAAAAGACACCGAAAATATTTTAATTCAACAAACAGAAAATGTCCAGTCGGGCAGGCAAATTCGGTTTACCAATGCTCAACAAATAATGGAGCTAAAACCCATTTTAAAAGCCTACATTTTTGAAGCCATAGAAGTAGAAAAACTGGGTTTAAAAATAGATTTTAAAAAGAGTACAGACCTTACCTATCCTGAAGAATTTCAAAAGAAATTAGATGAAAATAGTGCTTTTAAAACTGCTTTTGAGGCATTAACCCCAGGCAGACAAAGAGCCTACAACTTATATTTTTCTGCTCCAAAACAATCTGCCACTCGTGTAACACGAATAGAAAAATATACACAACAAATCCTTGATGGTTTTGGCTTTAACGATTGCACCTGTGGCTTTACCAAAAAGAAACCCAACTGTGATGGTTCGCACAAGCACATCGAGGGATTTAAAAAACCTTAG